The following are encoded in a window of bacterium genomic DNA:
- a CDS encoding bifunctional oligoribonuclease/PAP phosphatase NrnA has protein sequence MSAFYPENENQWTAIATAIHDSDRIFLSTHVNPDGDAVGSVMAFAVFLKGMGKKIRIINESSTPDLYRFLDPHGIIESYGLTRLPENSPVKGDLVVVLDLGNYARLGHIREFLIDNDAIKAVIDHHQPEQIEADILALNTRACSTGSLVYDLLCHIDRSIINKQIAEALITAIVSDTGFFRYSNTTATTHRIASELYEYNINVPNIRRHMESGQLFCRQKLLGLTLSEIRITPCRRIVYSVITREMFEQAGASREHTEGIIEQLRIIRDIKIAFLVIQEGTDLFKASFRTADSIPANEIASLLGGGGHPKAAGASMNGTLDAVVTRVLDASASVLNKRDS, from the coding sequence ATGTCCGCATTTTACCCTGAAAACGAAAACCAATGGACGGCAATCGCCACAGCGATACATGATTCGGACAGGATATTTCTTTCAACCCATGTCAATCCTGACGGTGATGCGGTCGGCAGCGTGATGGCGTTTGCCGTTTTCCTGAAAGGAATGGGAAAAAAAATCCGGATTATCAACGAATCATCCACACCCGATCTGTACCGGTTTCTCGACCCTCATGGCATCATCGAATCATACGGACTGACCAGATTACCGGAAAACAGCCCGGTTAAAGGCGACCTTGTCGTTGTTCTCGATCTCGGAAATTACGCGCGGCTGGGGCATATCAGAGAATTCCTTATCGACAATGACGCGATAAAAGCAGTAATTGACCATCATCAGCCCGAACAGATCGAGGCTGACATTCTCGCCCTCAATACCCGTGCGTGTTCGACCGGCTCCCTTGTCTACGATCTGCTGTGTCATATTGACAGATCGATTATAAACAAGCAGATAGCAGAAGCGCTCATTACTGCGATCGTAAGCGACACCGGATTTTTCCGGTACAGCAATACCACGGCAACGACTCACCGGATAGCATCGGAGCTCTACGAATATAACATAAACGTTCCGAATATACGACGGCATATGGAATCGGGACAACTGTTCTGCCGTCAGAAACTGCTTGGACTGACACTTTCAGAGATTCGCATAACACCATGCAGGAGAATAGTATACTCGGTAATTACCCGTGAAATGTTCGAACAGGCAGGCGCCAGCCGCGAGCATACGGAAGGTATAATCGAACAGTTGCGTATCATCCGGGATATCAAGATAGCTTTTCTCGTAATCCAGGAAGGGACCGACCTGTTTAAAGCGAGCTTCCGTACGGCCGATTCGATTCCGGCAAACGAAATCGCGTCTCTCCTCGGAGGAGGCGGACATCCCAAAGCTGCCGGGGCAAGCATGAACGGTACGCTCGATGCAGTCGTTACCCGTGTTCTGGACGCTTCGGCATCGGTTCTCAATAAAAGGGATTCATAA
- a CDS encoding TIM barrel protein, with amino-acid sequence MRPVDRLLFGTAGTPESAQPRDSVTACKRLRELGLDCMELEYVRGTFPGEDKAREIAAAARENGIRLSAHGPYFINLNAVEPEKLEASRRRIINTARFGGLSGAESITFHAGFMLKQTPETVYGTIRKELEGLCDAVRSFDESIDIRPELTGKPTQFGSLDEILSLSKELDGIHPCIDWAHLFARSGEFNTAREFQTVIDTIRSVLGDHELKRMHMHISGIEFGAKGEKKHLNLDESDLNYRDLLRVLKDNGVCGFLVCESPSLEKDALLMKNWYEKL; translated from the coding sequence ATGAGACCGGTCGACCGTCTGTTGTTCGGAACAGCGGGAACACCGGAATCGGCACAACCCCGTGATTCGGTGACTGCCTGTAAGCGTCTGCGTGAACTCGGACTCGACTGCATGGAGCTCGAGTACGTTCGCGGAACCTTTCCGGGTGAAGACAAAGCCCGTGAAATTGCCGCCGCCGCCCGTGAGAACGGCATACGTCTTTCCGCGCACGGCCCTTATTTTATCAACCTCAACGCAGTCGAGCCGGAAAAGCTCGAAGCATCGAGGAGACGTATCATCAACACAGCCCGCTTCGGCGGGTTGAGCGGCGCAGAGAGTATTACGTTTCATGCGGGCTTCATGCTCAAACAGACGCCTGAAACGGTGTATGGAACGATACGAAAGGAGCTCGAAGGGCTTTGTGATGCTGTCCGCTCCTTTGATGAATCGATAGATATTCGTCCCGAATTGACCGGTAAACCGACACAATTCGGTTCTCTCGATGAGATTCTGTCTCTTTCGAAAGAGCTCGATGGAATACATCCCTGTATCGACTGGGCGCATCTTTTTGCCCGGAGCGGTGAATTCAATACCGCGCGGGAATTTCAAACGGTGATCGACACTATCCGATCTGTGCTCGGCGATCACGAGCTCAAACGTATGCATATGCATATTTCGGGCATCGAATTCGGCGCAAAAGGGGAGAAGAAACACCTCAACCTCGATGAGTCGGACCTGAATTATCGCGATCTGCTCAGAGTATTGAAAGACAACGGCGTGTGTGGATTTCTTGTGTGTGAGAGCCCGTCGCTCGAAAAAGATGCCTTACTGATGAAAAACTGGTATGAGAAACTATGA
- a CDS encoding sulfurtransferase TusA family protein — translation METDYTIDTVGKFCPVPIIETSNRLKEMMAGETLTVISDDEGIKNDMPSWCAMTGNEFLGMSEKNGEISVYIRKGAR, via the coding sequence ATGGAAACCGATTATACCATCGATACTGTCGGTAAATTCTGCCCGGTGCCGATCATCGAAACATCCAACAGGCTCAAGGAAATGATGGCAGGGGAGACCCTGACCGTTATCTCCGATGACGAAGGCATAAAAAACGATATGCCGAGCTGGTGTGCGATGACCGGTAATGAATTTCTCGGCATGTCCGAGAAAAACGGCGAAATCAGCGTGTATATCCGGAAAGGTGCCCGATGA
- a CDS encoding NUDIX domain-containing protein, with amino-acid sequence MEFFDILDDEGNITGCASRQECHSGTRYLHRVVHVLVFDTCGRLYLQKRSQDKDIEPGKWDTSVGGHIMSGEMPEDALIREAEEELGITGTAFECLYTYIMETDIERELVFTFRCTWEGTVRFHGQEIEEVCPFDVATIGSLLGSGCFTPHFEEEWRRYSQWTDQNGE; translated from the coding sequence ATGGAATTTTTCGATATTCTCGATGATGAAGGAAATATAACCGGCTGCGCTTCCCGTCAGGAATGTCACAGCGGAACACGCTATCTGCACCGGGTCGTTCATGTGCTCGTATTCGACACATGCGGGAGGCTGTACCTTCAGAAACGCTCGCAGGACAAGGATATAGAGCCCGGGAAATGGGATACATCGGTCGGAGGCCATATCATGTCCGGGGAGATGCCCGAAGACGCTCTCATTCGTGAAGCCGAAGAGGAACTGGGAATCACCGGAACCGCTTTTGAGTGCCTGTACACATATATAATGGAGACCGATATCGAACGTGAGCTTGTCTTTACCTTCCGGTGTACATGGGAAGGGACGGTCAGATTCCACGGACAGGAAATCGAGGAAGTGTGCCCGTTTGATGTAGCCACCATCGGGTCATTGCTCGGCAGCGGCTGTTTCACGCCTCATTTCGAGGAGGAATGGAGGCGATACAGTCAATGGACGGATCAAAACGGGGAATAG
- a CDS encoding chemotaxis protein CheW gives MTPGRFKSRDDYFTKRSDLARTIIEKKPQKKHKGASESSIPADIMIDVFCRTVDTFEIEGEGRFERTEISLDEAVAQHCAGDITVRVNPLSKSGKTSWSVVKFILSDQLDHPFTKAKQFAGELQGKNIPSLIEVTEGGKGEYHLWIFYTEPVDGRSAAHALGTFGRNIFGFGLDTAPAESGDVFVALPLQGESLLFQRRVFVNAVGKMIKDQPAALLNIERTPRETFDAFIKEMSGTAGITPAAVKQTVPETRIEKKSPAQEIIAEKTVKPEIIAVPAEKEKPREREKPAPAPKTAVTRPSFPQTGTMKILMFQAGKESYGIAADELDSITDSSGISPVSSETAYPGGISHITDKNLPVFDMGVLLGSGKLAITPQSRILVLKGANTRTGLLVSSVSRFLSATVSENAQSSGKEPILGHAVEIDGGTEPLYCVNTKYFSDIAAGTAEKADTRESRDDRRYVIAVVDDVYYGFPADTVKEILHSSLLPGMQGTDKLPANVLRYGETVIHLVDIAKKPGSRAAKRPREPLKERIIVLTGKNRITGTRVDSVIGIRVLPHGTITSATEQPPVAGYAPLQDTNRIVMVVDTEKIV, from the coding sequence ATGACCCCGGGACGGTTTAAAAGCAGGGATGACTACTTTACGAAGCGGTCGGATTTAGCCCGGACAATAATCGAAAAAAAGCCCCAAAAGAAGCACAAGGGCGCATCCGAATCCTCCATTCCTGCGGATATCATGATTGATGTGTTCTGCCGGACGGTCGATACGTTCGAGATCGAGGGAGAAGGCCGTTTCGAGCGGACTGAAATCTCCCTGGACGAGGCTGTCGCTCAGCATTGCGCCGGAGATATCACGGTCAGAGTCAATCCGCTTTCCAAATCCGGTAAAACCTCGTGGAGTGTGGTCAAATTCATTCTTTCCGACCAGCTCGATCATCCGTTTACCAAGGCAAAACAGTTTGCCGGGGAATTACAGGGGAAAAATATTCCGTCCCTCATCGAGGTAACCGAAGGCGGCAAGGGTGAATATCATCTCTGGATATTCTACACTGAACCGGTGGATGGGCGATCTGCCGCCCATGCACTAGGAACATTCGGCAGAAACATTTTCGGATTCGGTCTCGATACGGCGCCCGCTGAATCAGGCGATGTCTTTGTGGCTCTTCCGCTTCAGGGGGAATCGCTCCTGTTCCAGCGCCGTGTATTCGTCAATGCTGTCGGAAAAATGATCAAGGATCAGCCTGCCGCTCTGCTGAACATCGAGCGTACTCCGCGCGAAACTTTCGATGCATTCATCAAGGAAATGTCGGGCACGGCCGGAATAACTCCCGCCGCCGTGAAACAAACAGTACCCGAAACCCGTATCGAAAAGAAATCCCCTGCACAGGAAATTATAGCGGAAAAAACCGTAAAACCTGAAATTATCGCTGTTCCGGCAGAAAAAGAAAAGCCACGGGAACGCGAAAAACCCGCGCCGGCGCCGAAAACTGCGGTTACACGTCCCTCTTTCCCTCAAACCGGGACGATGAAAATACTCATGTTTCAGGCCGGAAAAGAATCATATGGAATCGCTGCGGACGAACTCGATTCGATTACTGATTCTTCGGGCATATCCCCGGTTTCGTCTGAAACGGCTTATCCCGGGGGAATATCTCATATAACGGACAAAAATCTCCCTGTTTTTGATATGGGAGTGCTCCTCGGTTCCGGGAAACTCGCCATTACTCCTCAATCCCGTATCCTCGTCCTGAAAGGGGCCAACACCAGAACCGGACTGCTCGTGAGCTCCGTCTCACGGTTTCTTTCCGCGACGGTATCGGAGAACGCACAATCCTCCGGAAAAGAGCCGATTTTGGGGCACGCGGTTGAAATTGACGGCGGTACGGAACCGCTGTACTGTGTCAACACGAAGTATTTCAGTGATATTGCTGCGGGAACAGCAGAGAAGGCTGACACCCGTGAATCCCGGGATGACAGGAGATACGTTATCGCCGTGGTTGACGATGTGTATTACGGCTTTCCGGCTGATACGGTAAAGGAGATTCTTCATTCGTCGCTTCTGCCGGGCATGCAGGGCACGGACAAGCTTCCCGCAAACGTCCTCCGGTACGGCGAGACAGTCATTCACCTTGTCGATATCGCGAAAAAACCGGGATCACGCGCCGCGAAACGCCCACGGGAACCGCTGAAAGAGCGCATAATCGTGCTCACGGGGAAGAATCGCATCACCGGCACCCGTGTCGATAGTGTTATCGGTATCAGAGTACTCCCGCACGGCACCATCACATCCGCGACGGAACAGCCTCCGGTCGCGGGTTATGCTCCTCTGCAGGATACCAACCGTATCGTGATGGTTGTCGATACGGAAAAAATCGTGTAA
- a CDS encoding ParA family protein: MKRIAVFANQKGGVGKTTCTVNIGFELARKGRSVLLIDLDPQGNLTSWCGSDPDSFERTVYDVIRGTAVIEDVIAPIHKNVWLVPSNILLASIEREIFAAIGYERRLKKALEPVTERFNHILIDCPPSLGALTVNGLVASDEVYITVACEHLSVIGTNKLLETIDAVRDNYNARLQIGRVIPTMYSNTVLAGEMVKQLHSFFGDTLAKTKIRRNVKIGESSAMGQSIMEYDPDSIGAQDFRNLVEELV, from the coding sequence ATGAAAAGAATTGCAGTATTTGCCAACCAGAAAGGTGGAGTAGGTAAAACCACCTGTACGGTTAATATAGGATTCGAGCTTGCCCGGAAAGGCCGTTCTGTTCTCCTTATAGACCTCGATCCCCAGGGTAACCTGACATCATGGTGCGGAAGCGATCCCGATTCGTTCGAGCGGACCGTATATGATGTCATCAGAGGGACCGCGGTGATCGAGGATGTTATCGCGCCTATTCACAAAAATGTTTGGCTCGTGCCATCCAATATCCTGCTCGCTTCCATCGAACGCGAGATTTTTGCGGCTATCGGATATGAACGCCGACTGAAAAAAGCGCTTGAACCCGTGACCGAACGGTTTAACCACATTCTCATCGATTGCCCGCCTTCCCTCGGCGCGCTCACGGTGAACGGCCTTGTGGCAAGCGACGAGGTCTATATAACAGTGGCCTGCGAACACCTGAGCGTCATCGGAACCAACAAGCTGCTCGAAACCATCGATGCGGTTCGTGATAATTACAATGCACGGCTTCAAATCGGCCGTGTGATACCGACCATGTATTCCAATACGGTGCTTGCGGGCGAAATGGTGAAACAGCTTCACTCCTTTTTCGGTGACACGCTTGCAAAAACGAAGATACGGCGGAACGTCAAAATAGGTGAAAGCTCCGCAATGGGTCAGAGTATCATGGAATACGATCCTGACAGTATCGGCGCGCAGGATTTCCGGAATCTTGTCGAGGAGCTTGTATGA
- a CDS encoding type II secretion system F family protein has product MPDFLYEGKARGGKGVKGEISAASQEEVYKLLRSKGIIVTKVKKKSGGFSLQIGTGVQAEDITNFARQFSAMISAGLPLIQCLNILSEQSENPNFKKVLISVTESVESGNSLADSLAKHPKVFPELFVNMIAAGEIGGILDTILLRLASFLEKAAALNRKIKGAMMYPIIISIVAVGAVAALLIFVIPVFTKMFLDAGAKLPAPTQIVVNMSNFMKTPKKILPIVAVIVAAFTAFIKYRKTPKGRFNTDKMVLKIPALGDLAKKSAVAQFSRTLGTLLSSGVSILEALEITAKTASNMVIRRALQSMITAISEGKTITEPMKETNVFPPMVIQMVAVGEESGGLDQMLNKIADFYDEEVNAAVETLTGLMEPIIIVILAVIMGGVLIAMYMPMFSMIDAVQG; this is encoded by the coding sequence ATGCCGGATTTCTTATACGAAGGTAAAGCAAGAGGCGGTAAAGGAGTAAAGGGGGAAATTTCCGCCGCCAGCCAGGAGGAAGTCTACAAATTACTCCGGTCAAAGGGCATTATCGTTACAAAAGTCAAGAAAAAATCAGGTGGATTCAGTTTACAGATCGGCACCGGAGTACAAGCCGAGGACATCACCAATTTTGCCCGTCAGTTTTCCGCGATGATCTCCGCGGGTCTTCCGCTTATACAGTGTCTGAACATTCTTTCCGAACAGTCGGAAAACCCGAACTTTAAAAAGGTTCTCATTTCCGTAACCGAAAGCGTCGAGTCAGGGAATTCACTTGCCGACAGCCTGGCAAAACATCCGAAAGTATTTCCCGAATTATTTGTCAATATGATCGCTGCCGGCGAAATCGGCGGTATCCTCGATACAATCCTGCTGCGTCTCGCTTCGTTTCTCGAAAAAGCGGCGGCTCTCAACCGTAAAATCAAAGGCGCAATGATGTATCCCATCATTATTTCGATTGTAGCAGTCGGCGCCGTAGCAGCACTTCTGATTTTTGTCATCCCGGTATTTACGAAGATGTTCCTCGATGCAGGCGCGAAACTTCCCGCACCTACCCAGATAGTTGTCAATATGTCAAATTTCATGAAAACACCGAAAAAAATACTTCCCATTGTCGCGGTAATAGTCGCCGCTTTCACAGCGTTCATCAAATACCGGAAAACCCCGAAAGGCCGTTTCAATACCGATAAAATGGTACTGAAAATCCCTGCCCTCGGAGACCTGGCTAAAAAAAGCGCAGTTGCCCAGTTTTCACGGACACTCGGAACCCTTCTCTCGAGTGGTGTATCAATTCTCGAAGCCCTCGAAATTACCGCAAAAACAGCCTCGAACATGGTTATTCGCCGGGCATTGCAGAGCATGATTACGGCGATTTCCGAAGGAAAAACCATTACCGAGCCGATGAAGGAAACCAATGTTTTCCCGCCCATGGTTATCCAGATGGTTGCAGTGGGGGAGGAATCGGGTGGTCTGGATCAGATGCTCAACAAAATTGCCGACTTTTATGACGAAGAAGTGAATGCGGCGGTCGAGACTCTGACAGGTCTCATGGAACCTATAATCATCGTCATTCTTGCGGTTATTATGGGCGGCGTGCTCATCGCTATGTACATGCCGATGTTCAGTATGATCGATGCGGTACAGGGTTAA
- the pilB gene encoding type IV-A pilus assembly ATPase PilB has translation MAEARIGNLLVKDKKISVQQLEDALKRQREKGGNLGGNLIELGYVNEHDLYSALAKQLGIKIVELKLDEIDEDVVNIIPAEVAIKFQVIAFSRDGKTLKVAISDPTNMFALDSIKLITGYKIEPFIATESSIRTIIDKIYKTTEEMSSILSDFEGSDLEVVEETEEEVEGVHADDAPLVRLVNSILVDAVKKGVSDIHIEPFEKEVRVRFRLDGVLQEMPPLPNKLKAAVISRVKIMSDLDISERRVPQDGRIKIRMPSKSVEFRVSTLPTLFGEKIVMRILDQGNLTLDLTTFGFTEKALHDFLHAIESPYGMVLVTGPTGSGKTTTLYSALSHINQIGVNIMTAEDPVEYNLYGINQVLVRTEVGMTFAAALKAFLRQDPNIIMIGEIRDIDTGSIAVKAALTGHLVLSTLHTNDAPSTVTRMIDMGIAPFQIASAVNLIQAQRLLRRLCKECKKPIKVPEELHKELNITKDDVIYGPVGCPKCNGTGKKGRIGAYEVMLMTPTLRQVVLDGGSTADIRDQAIKDGMLTLRMDAILKMKQGIVDYEEVIRETMTA, from the coding sequence ATGGCTGAGGCGCGAATCGGCAATCTTCTTGTCAAGGACAAGAAAATATCGGTGCAGCAGCTTGAGGATGCACTCAAGCGGCAGCGGGAAAAGGGCGGAAACCTTGGCGGTAACCTGATTGAGCTCGGATATGTTAACGAACATGATCTTTACAGCGCGCTTGCCAAGCAGCTGGGCATAAAAATCGTCGAGCTGAAGCTCGATGAGATCGACGAGGATGTTGTCAATATCATACCCGCTGAAGTAGCGATCAAATTTCAGGTCATTGCCTTTTCCCGTGACGGGAAAACACTCAAGGTGGCAATATCCGATCCCACCAATATGTTCGCCCTTGATTCGATAAAGCTCATCACCGGATATAAAATTGAACCGTTTATAGCAACCGAAAGCTCGATTCGTACTATTATTGACAAGATATATAAAACAACCGAGGAAATGTCGAGCATTCTCAGTGATTTCGAGGGCTCGGATCTCGAGGTCGTCGAGGAAACCGAGGAGGAGGTCGAGGGTGTCCATGCCGACGACGCGCCGTTGGTACGTCTCGTAAACTCCATCCTCGTCGATGCGGTCAAGAAGGGTGTATCGGACATCCACATCGAGCCTTTCGAAAAAGAGGTCCGTGTCAGATTCCGTCTCGATGGTGTTTTGCAGGAAATGCCTCCACTTCCCAATAAACTCAAAGCCGCGGTTATATCGAGAGTCAAGATTATGAGCGATCTCGATATATCCGAGCGCCGCGTTCCCCAGGACGGCCGTATTAAAATCCGTATGCCCTCAAAATCTGTCGAGTTCCGTGTATCGACACTCCCGACGCTGTTTGGTGAAAAGATCGTCATGCGTATTCTCGACCAGGGCAATCTTACCCTTGACCTCACAACATTCGGTTTCACTGAGAAAGCATTACACGATTTTTTGCATGCTATCGAATCGCCGTACGGTATGGTTCTGGTAACGGGGCCGACCGGTTCGGGAAAAACCACCACGCTTTATTCGGCGCTGAGCCATATCAATCAGATTGGTGTCAACATTATGACAGCGGAAGACCCTGTGGAATATAATCTTTACGGTATCAATCAGGTTCTTGTCCGTACCGAGGTGGGCATGACTTTTGCCGCGGCGCTCAAGGCGTTTCTCCGCCAGGACCCCAATATCATCATGATCGGCGAGATTCGTGATATCGATACCGGCAGTATCGCAGTGAAAGCAGCCCTGACCGGACACCTTGTGCTTTCCACTCTCCATACCAACGACGCGCCGAGCACGGTTACCCGTATGATCGATATGGGAATAGCGCCATTCCAGATAGCATCGGCGGTAAACCTCATTCAGGCGCAGCGGCTTTTACGCCGTCTCTGCAAGGAATGTAAAAAACCCATTAAAGTGCCCGAAGAGCTTCACAAAGAACTGAATATAACTAAAGATGACGTCATATACGGACCTGTCGGCTGTCCGAAATGCAACGGGACCGGCAAAAAAGGAAGAATCGGCGCCTATGAAGTCATGCTGATGACCCCCACGCTCAGACAGGTTGTTCTGGATGGCGGTTCGACAGCCGACATCAGGGATCAGGCTATCAAGGACGGTATGCTTACGCTTCGTATGGATGCGATTCTCAAGATGAAACAGGGAATAGTCGATTATGAAGAAGTGATTCGTGAGACAATGACCGCATAA
- a CDS encoding FHA domain-containing protein: protein MYLFILNGEKEGTRTTLIPGTYSIGRSSESNIVLPDDKYISGTHAVLEVAEDGVITLQDSKSKNGTFLLGDPVTAPVVVNPGDIFRLGHTFLKVSRRTEERFAEPDSAMETTPEAIVVIDMVGSSNIAQLVGDRIASKVKNTLLLCLKKNLKENPAEFIKNTGDGFMLVFSKVKPAVNLAIGFLTDLKEQKSSAGIRVRIGINYGETFKLPDGDRRGMAVDMAFRVESVKIDDMHQTVMGIKKDDMPRSDRIFIAETVQKMISNDTQIKTRCIGFFDLKGFTGRHKLFEVLV, encoded by the coding sequence ATGTATTTATTTATTCTGAATGGCGAAAAAGAGGGTACACGGACAACCCTGATACCCGGCACATACAGCATCGGCCGTTCCTCCGAATCAAATATTGTTTTACCCGATGATAAATATATATCGGGTACCCACGCCGTGCTGGAGGTAGCTGAAGACGGGGTGATTACCCTTCAGGACAGTAAAAGCAAGAACGGCACGTTTCTTCTTGGCGATCCGGTCACCGCTCCCGTAGTGGTCAATCCGGGAGATATTTTCAGACTCGGGCATACGTTTCTGAAAGTGTCGCGGCGCACCGAAGAGCGGTTTGCCGAACCCGATTCCGCGATGGAAACAACACCCGAAGCAATCGTCGTTATCGATATGGTCGGTTCCTCGAATATCGCCCAGCTTGTCGGTGACCGTATCGCCAGTAAAGTGAAAAATACTCTGCTGCTCTGTCTGAAAAAAAATCTCAAGGAAAATCCCGCGGAATTCATAAAAAATACCGGTGACGGTTTCATGCTCGTTTTCAGCAAGGTTAAACCCGCGGTCAATCTGGCTATCGGCTTTTTAACCGACCTGAAGGAACAGAAATCATCCGCCGGAATCCGTGTCCGGATCGGTATCAATTACGGCGAGACTTTCAAGCTTCCCGATGGTGACCGCCGGGGTATGGCTGTCGATATGGCTTTTCGCGTCGAATCGGTTAAAATCGACGATATGCATCAAACGGTTATGGGTATTAAAAAGGACGACATGCCAAGATCGGACCGTATCTTCATCGCGGAAACGGTGCAAAAAATGATTTCGAACGATACCCAGATAAAAACCCGGTGTATCGGCTTTTTCGATTTAAAAGGATTCACCGGAAGGCATAAACTGTTTGAGGTACTTGTCTGA
- a CDS encoding FHA domain-containing protein: MEEDWRITLSCLESPDPSFVGTQKVFTQSPINIGRAENSDMVIPDLAVSRNHAILRITADYTRVFITDMSTHGTEVSGKVVPKGRGSGFTLENGDTIKLGETVLQYELKLKTSVQSTMVGKIDRSFLDKPPEPVVAEKIEEPVIPLKTVAPAAAQKNFNPIYLGIIIISLALIIYLLIKG; this comes from the coding sequence ATGGAAGAAGACTGGCGTATCACACTGAGTTGCCTTGAATCGCCCGATCCGTCATTTGTCGGAACCCAGAAAGTATTCACACAATCTCCAATCAACATCGGACGCGCCGAAAACAGCGATATGGTAATACCGGATCTGGCTGTGTCGCGAAACCACGCAATACTCAGGATCACGGCGGATTATACACGTGTTTTTATTACCGATATGAGCACCCATGGGACAGAAGTTTCCGGGAAAGTCGTTCCAAAAGGCAGGGGCAGCGGTTTCACCCTCGAGAATGGCGATACGATCAAGCTGGGAGAAACCGTGTTACAATACGAGTTGAAACTGAAAACGAGTGTTCAATCCACCATGGTCGGTAAAATTGACCGGAGTTTCCTTGATAAGCCCCCCGAGCCGGTTGTTGCCGAAAAAATCGAAGAACCGGTAATACCGTTAAAAACCGTCGCACCCGCTGCCGCCCAAAAGAATTTTAACCCGATTTATCTCGGCATAATCATTATCAGCCTCGCGCTTATCATATACCTGTTAATAAAAGGCTGA
- a CDS encoding protein phosphatase 2C domain-containing protein, translating into MVTMTTAGLTDTGMSRTNNEDTYLTDKSLLIVADGMGGAAAGEVASQLAVEEISKKLRGTVYVSDDQIRKAFNDAIWNADATIKERTRKNPDLRGMGTTIMAALHLGDRLLIGFVGDSRAYIVTQKNQDSPASSRPDVPKVDTNAATAILQKITDDFQPSSKEKGSIQRITNDHSVVMELVNSGVIQEDDIRTHPMRNRITRCVGNLTDKGPDFVWHTIANDDTLILCSDGLWEMIHEDLIFAIVKSSKTVEEMCKRLINAANDAGGADNITVITAQFKKQ; encoded by the coding sequence ATGGTTACCATGACAACCGCGGGTTTGACAGACACCGGCATGTCCAGAACAAATAATGAAGATACGTATTTAACTGATAAATCATTGCTTATCGTGGCGGATGGTATGGGCGGAGCCGCGGCGGGTGAAGTTGCAAGCCAGCTTGCGGTAGAAGAGATATCAAAAAAACTCAGGGGAACAGTGTATGTTTCGGACGACCAGATACGGAAAGCATTTAACGACGCCATCTGGAATGCCGATGCAACAATAAAAGAACGTACCCGTAAAAATCCCGATCTCAGAGGGATGGGAACGACCATAATGGCCGCTCTCCATCTCGGCGACCGTCTTCTTATAGGATTTGTGGGTGACTCACGCGCGTATATCGTCACTCAGAAAAATCAGGATTCTCCTGCCTCGTCACGGCCCGATGTTCCGAAAGTCGATACAAATGCCGCAACCGCAATCTTACAGAAAATCACCGATGACTTTCAGCCTTCATCTAAGGAAAAAGGAAGCATCCAGCGTATAACGAACGATCATTCTGTTGTCATGGAACTTGTCAATTCCGGTGTCATACAGGAAGATGATATCCGCACCCATCCCATGAGAAACCGAATCACACGGTGTGTGGGGAATCTGACCGATAAGGGTCCCGACTTTGTCTGGCATACCATAGCCAATGACGATACGCTTATTTTGTGTTCGGACGGATTATGGGAAATGATTCACGAAGACCTGATTTTCGCCATCGTGAAATCGTCGAAAACTGTCGAAGAAATGTGCAAGCGGCTTATCAATGCGGCAAATGATGCCGGCGGAGCCGATAACATCACCGTCATCACGGCTCAATTCAAAAAGCAGTAA